The Terriglobales bacterium sequence CCGTGGTGTTTACCCAGATGCGTCCGTTAGGATCTGCGATCAGCGTTCGCCATCCCTTCAGCACGAGAACGACTTTCGCCCGAGTGGCAAACGCACGCGCTATTCCGATACGATCTGCTTCGATTTCCGGAACAGATTTGCAGAGCATCCTGGCCATCTCGCCAGGATGAGGTGTAAGCACCAACGGGCGGGTCGCGCCATCCAGCAATTTCAGATTCGTTCCCTGGAAAGCATTCAGGCCATCTGCATCGAGGACGAGCGGGAGTTCGCATCGCTCGGTGAAGCGGTGAATTGCGGCCTCAGTATCATGGTCGCGTCCCATTCCCGGGCCGAGCGCTACCACGTTTTTGCCGTGGACGAGAGAGCTATAATCCGGGTCCTCGAACGCACGCTTCGCCACGCCGACGGCGTTATCTTCCAAGGGCTCTGTCATCAGCTCGGGAATGAAGCTTGCAATGATGGGAAGGAGCCTTTCCGGAACAGCGCACGTTACTAAACCCGCGCCAACCCGAAGCGCAGCAAGTGAGGCCATCACCGGTGCGCCGGTCTTCCCAAGCGATCCGCCGATCACCAGCACATGGCCGTATAAGCCCTTATTGGAATTCAGGCGGCGTACCTCAGTGAGAAGCGGCGACGGATCATTCCATTCGATTCCCAAACCGGAGTGAATGATTTCGGATGGCGATCCTATATCGGCAACCACAATCGGTCCCGAGGTTAGCGTCGAGAACACGATTCCCGGCTTAGGCGCGGTGAATGTCACGATCGCATTGCTGCGGCAGGCGCCGTGTTGTTCCAGAGCAAGCGAATTTGAATCGATGCCCGAGGGTACGTCGACGGAAACTACCGGTGCACGCGCTGAGTTGATAATGGCGACCACTTTGGCAGCCAGTTCGGGAAGCGGAGGACGGAACCCAGTACCGAAAATCGCCTCGACGATCACATCGGCTTTGTCACACAAGTCAGAAAGCGCGTCTGCCTCTTGCAGTCGATGGATACAAGCCGGGGGCGACGGCAAACGCTTGAGCATCTGTTCCGCGTCGCCTTTTACTTCCTGCGGAGCCGACAGCAGCACGGTCGCGACCGCCCGGCCCGCTTCCTGCATCTTGCGCGCAGCTACAAAGCCATCGCCGCCGTTGTTTCCTTTACCGCAAATCACAAGAACGCGCTTTGACTCGGGATATTGGCGAAGAACGAAGCGGGCGACCGCCGTTCCCGCATTCTCCATCAGCGTGAGCGAGGGCACGTGGTGCTTCTCGGTTGTGAGGCGGTCGATTTCCCGCATCTCTGCGGAGGTGACGATCTTCATGCGGCTGCAGACGTGGCAAACTTCGGCGTTCGCGCCAAGCTCGGATTCTAGCGGAATGAAGAGGTTAAATCAGCGAGTCGCGGTTTCAGCGCTCTTTTCCACAAACGTTCTCGGCAATCCAGATTGACATGCCGGAGATGAGCTGTCGTAATCGATAGGAACAGTCCAATCATTCTGCAGTGTCCACGCCTCTCAACTTCGCTCAGGATCTCAAGCAGCAGACGGATATTGTCCGCATTATCGGCGATTATGTTCAGCTCAAGAAGGCCGGTGCGCAGAACTTCACCGGGTTGTGCCCTTTCCACAAGGAAAAATCGCCATCGTTCTCCGTCCACGCGACGCGGCAGTTCTACCACTGTTTTGGTTGTTCCGCCTCAGGCGACGTCTTCAGCTTCATTCAACAAATTGAAAACATCAGCTTTCCCGAAGCAATACGGCGGGTGGCGGAAAAAATGGGAGTGGCGGTGCCGCGACAGGCCTACTCCGGCCCTGGCGAGGCCGCCGATGCCAAGCAGCGCGGCATTCTGCTCGACCTGCACGAGAA is a genomic window containing:
- a CDS encoding NAD(P)H-hydrate dehydratase, with translation MKIVTSAEMREIDRLTTEKHHVPSLTLMENAGTAVARFVLRQYPESKRVLVICGKGNNGGDGFVAARKMQEAGRAVATVLLSAPQEVKGDAEQMLKRLPSPPACIHRLQEADALSDLCDKADVIVEAIFGTGFRPPLPELAAKVVAIINSARAPVVSVDVPSGIDSNSLALEQHGACRSNAIVTFTAPKPGIVFSTLTSGPIVVADIGSPSEIIHSGLGIEWNDPSPLLTEVRRLNSNKGLYGHVLVIGGSLGKTGAPVMASLAALRVGAGLVTCAVPERLLPIIASFIPELMTEPLEDNAVGVAKRAFEDPDYSSLVHGKNVVALGPGMGRDHDTEAAIHRFTERCELPLVLDADGLNAFQGTNLKLLDGATRPLVLTPHPGEMARMLCKSVPEIEADRIGIARAFATRAKVVLVLKGWRTLIADPNGRIWVNTTGNPGLAKGGSGDVLTGMIAGMIAQYPQQISDAVRAAVYLHGLAADCALTAQTERTMLATDVIAAFPQAFRLIQQYDEFTWIQGGAQRR